ACATTTGAGAACCAGTGTGGCATAATGATTGGAGTCTTAGACTGTCTCTGGGGAGATCAAGGTTCATAATCTATGCTTTTAATGAAAactcattggatgaccttgggctaatcattttctctcagcttaacctgttCTCAGAATGAAACAGAAGACGAAACAATGAAGTACATTGTCTtgagctccatggaggaagggtCCCGACAtcaagcgatccgccggcctcagcctcccgtgcttagactgggattacaggcgcgcgccaccacgctgtaatcccagtctaagcacgggaggctgaggccggcggatcgcttgaggtcgggagttcggcaatgcagtcagcatataacgtcagaagacgactgtataggtgagctgaaagggtccagaagaagtggcccggctcatactagcggagcgcgaaaagctccaaggatcataAGGATCGCACTATGGAGGAAGGGTGTAATTAAAGTATattaattgaataaaataaagctggttttcaatttttaaaaaaacccaaagaatctTTCTCCATTTACTTTTGTTTTATCAGCAGGCTAATGGTATGTAGCTGCTGGTCTCATTGAACAGTATTCCCATTTAATGAGGTACCACTACAACACCGTATTATATCATCCAGCTGCTTTTTTTGTTACAAACAGAAaagtgaaaagagaaaaaatggaaaCAATTTCAATCCGCTGCAGCAGCATATTACAGTCATCCCCTTCTGGTGGTGGTATAAAAACATGATTATAGGATCTGGCACTCTGCCTCTTTCCCCACTCAATCCTAATGACTGTCACCATATCTTGTGCAATGAATTCCATATTTTACATGTTCTCTACAGAATTACTTCATCCTGAATTTCTCTGTTTTCTCCATAACCATATAGATTTGTAAAAACCTCTCTCACCGGCCTCTGTGTTGCTTTGTTctaagcttttatttttatttatttttatatttattaaatttatagtccgctctccccacaaactGGCTGAGTGGACAACATCACATaatcataataaaatcacattataaacATAAAACATAGTAGTCATAAAGCTCAAGGTGGCAGCAAATTTTGCTTAACTCTACCAAATTATCCCATGGGGTGGGAAGCGAAAGCCAATATGAAATGTGTCAATGGAAACCGGGGTGAGATTTCAGCCCCACCCCCGTCAACAGCAGACCAGCAACAGCACTTGCCCACACTCTGACCTTAACCATATGCCTCTTCATTAGCCTTTCCTATAAAGAAGCTGCTCAACCCCTcaattatttattcacttcatttaaaccccacttttctccagaacaaggatccaaagtagcttacatcattctgttcttcatttttatccttacaaccaccctATGAGATAGGTAAGACTGCATGTGCAACTGGTCCAGGATCactcagcaagattccatggcggagtggggattcaaacctgggtctgtcATCACTCCAGCCACGACACCACACTTTGGTAACCCCTTTATCTTCACCTTTTCGAGATCTGTGCATGGGTATCAGTCTACTATTCACCTCTTTTCAATACATCTCTCTTTTGGGTCTCAAGTTTCTACTGTATATAATCATATACATTTTCCTAAACATTTTAATCGCTCCCTGAAAGCACTGAACAGTATGAAACGAGGAACGAAGCTACCCCTCCGCACCATCCCATATTTAGCCTGTAATCATAAAcacactaatagtgcaatcctaaacagttactccagtctaagcccattgattttaatgagctCAGACTGGCGTAATCTATTGACAAATCCCTCATTCAATTTAAAGACAGGATTGCTCCCAAAAGTAGCCTGCTTAACTGAAGAAGGGGCCTATTTCCTCACTCCACACAAATCAGTAAGACGaccccaccccctcaccccccTAGCGCTCGCACGCCCCCTTCCTTTCATCCTATAGACTTTCGCCCAGCTAATGACTCCCGGAGGTGGAAGGAGCCGCCAACAGAGCTAAGAGAACACCCGCCTCACAACGCCCCCACCcccgggagggggggcattgTAACAAGGAAGTACTACACAggcaaaaaatttttaaaagctgaaagaACCAGACTGACCACTCTCCGTCTTGCACCAGCAACAGAGCCCCTTCCTCAAATTCCAAATTCCGGCGCCAAATCTCGCCCACGCGTGCGCATTAGTAACCAAAAGTGTTTCTTTTCAACCTAGTCCCAAGGAAATCTTCACAATGCCACGGTCCAGTCAAGCCGAGTTCAGACGCGCAATAAATCGGTCTCTGTGAGGAAGACAAATGGAATGAGAAAAACGGAGTCGGAGAAGGATTTGTAAGGAGGGGAAACGAGGAACCGCTTCCCGCCAGGAAATGTTGAGACACGCCGAGAATTATGATTCTCCCCAAGGATCATGGGACATGTAGTTCTCTCTCTGTGTGAGTTAGCGTtaacaggtgattttttttttgtaacataCTTAAAATAAATGTGAACAGAGGCAACAAAAACTAGACCACTCCAGGTGATATACTGCATGAAAACTGAATACAATTTGCATTGTACAGTCAATTACAAAGTTTCCACGTTTTTTGACTGCTTCAAGATGCAGTAACCTTTTCATTCCTGTATTGTAACATATTGTTTGTCTAATCTGAACAGAGGCAACACAAAACAATCTGCCAGCTCCATAGTTCTTTTGATAAACTAGTATCCTTCACAGAGACCCAGGCATGACAATTTCTTCTATTCTCTCGGAGATGTtaatacagcccaccctccaactggtgcaaaatgcaccAGCCAAGACCTTAGTGGTGGCTCACTGCAGTGAGCATAAGACAGATCTTGGAGCAATTGCACTAGCAGTGTGGGTACACAATACAACGTGATAACTTTTAAATACCCTAAATGACTGTCTCCTTCTTTATATGTATACCTGATTTCTGAGGTCGATGACCTCAGGTCACACAGGAAGGCCCAGCTGCTGGAACACACCATTGCAGAGGTGCACctgggtggatgggtgggtgtGAACCTTCTCAGTTGTTGCCTCAGATCTTTGGAACTCCCTACCCCATGAGTTCCATTTGAATTGGCCAATATATATATAACAGaagtttaaaacattaaaaaaattgagTCTTATAATTCTTaccattgttttaaattgtgcatTTATTCTATTAATTTTCAATTTGTCTTTATGATTTTACAATGATAATTATAGAGTGCTGAGCTCAGGTTGCCAGCCTCAAgttggtggctggaaatctcccagaattacaactattctccaggccacagagactcattcccctggagaaaacagctgggtAATGTAGACtctaccctgctgagatccctcccctccccgccccccaaccaggctccatcccccaaatctccaggaatttctcaacctggagctgtcaGCCTTCACTGAGAGTAAGCTACCTTGGGCCATTCTTGAAGTAGAAAGACAGAATATACATGGCCTAAATAAATAGTTGAAAATCTCCCTAAAGAATTTTGTACTGTTATGTATAGAAAATTTATCCTTTATAGAAACAGTAAAATGATCCTATAGAGTCTCATCTCTGAAAAAGCACTACAGCTACCTTCGCTGATCTGTATATAAATACAGTACCTAAACCCTAGGACACAGCTACTGTTATAGATACTGGCCAACTGATCCTTTGTTAGTCCATGATCTGGTTGTTCAACAGGAGCTAATAGTGGCAGTCTCATAATAGTTGGGGAAATTCTGGATTTTAATTTCTGTAGAGAGCACAGAGAATACACTCCCTTCAGCCGAATGGAGGGGTGGAAGAGCAAAACCAGAACCTAGCAGTTTTACGGAAAAACttaaggtctactcagaagtaagtccaatttTATTCAACAGACTTACAcctaggaaagtgtttttaggattgcagcacaGTGAGGTTTCATACTACCCATGGCTGTAAGCAGAATAAGAGCAACATTTAAGTCCAGTTGTACTTTAAGATGTCcaaatataagctttcaagagtcaaagctcacttcatcagatacagtgATATAAGAATTTCAAACTTGTGTTAGCTGAAATTTAGAGGTGTGTTTATGCTACCACACAAGATGTCTTTGTCCTCACCCACACtctgcttgtatatttgtaattaaAGCTGCTATAACAGACGCTCTTCAGTTTGTTCTCAACCAAAAAATATTTCAATCTTACatacttactcagaagtaaatttaTCTGAGTTCAATAGTCTTAAGAGGAGACATGAcagtggtttataaaattatgtatggggtagagaaagtggataggaGCTTTTTCTTCCTATCCCATAATACTAGAGGAGGGGCACCCAATTAAATTGTTGGCAAATATGTTTAGACCAGACAAGAGGGaatatttctttactcaatgagtaattaaaattTGGAATGCACTGTCTGTTGACATAGTGATGGCTACAAGcataaaatagctttaaaaggggaacaGACACATTAATTGTGGAAAGGTACATTACAGGCTActtgccatggtgactgaagggaggcagcagcagcagcagcaggccttggcttctgtgccctgtttgtttggccctccagcaCCATTGGTTGGCTGGTGTGTGAACCAGTATGCTGGACTAAAcagacctctggtctgatccagcaggctttcttatgttcttattcccAATTaatggagcaatcctaagcaggtctactcacagTCCAACTCAAGTCTACTCAATGGGAtgtactcccaggaaactgttcttagaattgcaacgTAAGTGCTCATGGGATTATAGCCTATACCCAGTAATGCTGTTCCTAGAACTTCAAGGATACAAATGAGCCCTTTTTAATCTCCTCACTCTGTAACTTTTCAGCTTTGaaatacttatttaaaatatttaggtacCTGTCTTTCTCAGGACCCAAAGTGGATAGCAaccatataaaaatataaacagatCTATAGTACAAAAATACCATATTAAAAACAACTCTAAAAATACTTTATGCTCCACTAAGATATTCCCCTTTGCACAGTCTTAAGGTACCCTGGGGACCTGACAGTATGAAGTAACCACTGTGTCTGGGATAGTAAATCCATATTTATTTGAAGTCTTAATCGCTAAAGGCAATTATACCAGTTATGCAAAGCAACATAAtgttatatggccatttcccacTACAATGCAGATGATGTAGTCACTTGTAAATAAATACCTGCATCTAGGGGCTATGATCCACATGTACATCATCTACACTGCTGCAAAAACACTGTTGTAACATTAATGTCATGTGGCAATTGGTTTGCTGCATAATGTGGATAGCTCTGGCTTACTGAGTTAATATAAAAATGTACAGAAATGCTCATTCCTGTAAACATTCTGTTTCTAAATagggcccaaatcttgctgttaaaAATCACCAGTAGAAAATCACTTGCTTATTTATATGATGTCAGAAATACAGTACATGTCAATGTTTGCTAGCTATTCTTAAAATATTAAGATGGCAGTGGTATATAGCAGAAGAATATATCTTCTGCTGAAAGGAATTCATCCTGTAATATATGATTAGCATCACAATCCAAAACACATTTCCTTAGAAGTGATGCTCAATTACAGTGCAGATGTTATGATCTCAAGAAAACTGTTTTCCATCTGTTTTGTTCAATACTCAGGACTAATTCCCTCTAAATTCAGCGTGGCTTACTCATAAATAAGTGTAAATTTGATTGCATAATTAATCCTGAGCTAGAACTGTACCAAGTGAGTTTCTTGTACTAGTCATGTTCTGTCTCCATTTATCTTGCATGATCCATAAACAGTTATAATCCCTGTCAATTGCCATGTAGACAAACAGTTGTTCATAATGTTATCATAACAATACAGTATAATTCTGTAGCTCTGGGAACAGTTCTCAAACAGCTGAAGCCAAATGGAGTAAATGTTTTGACACAGACATAGCCGAGCGCTtttggacacatgaagctgccttgttctGAATCAGCCCaatagtctatcaaggtcagtattgtctacacagactggcagcagttctccagggactCAGGTAAACGTCTTTCATTTCATGATTACTTCATCCTTTTAATTGCCAGGGTCTGAACTGATGAGTCATGTCCACAGTTTAACTTTCTGCAGGGTGATAGTCATTAATTTCAGTGGCTCTGTTGGAATCATCCAGGCCTAAACTCCTAACCTTCCAGTCAGTGACTATCTGAAGATTTGAGTCTGAGATTGAACATTTTCTTTATGTACTTTTTCAGAAAGCTGAGGATGATGATATAttgatttcccctcctccatttcacaCTCACATCTCTGTGAAGCAGGTCAGTGACTTTATATTGAATTTTTACTGGTATTTgcaaatttatatttatatactttattacacggtttattgaaatgtccttgaaacttaTTGTACtagcttgcactgtgtaatctgccttgagtcttactgAGAAAGGACTATAAATTTAGAGTAGGAATTAGAACCCAGGTTTCAAAAATCTCGATCCCACACTAACTATTGGATATCCACAATGGTTTATCCACTAATGTTTAAGTCAAGAGTCCAGTGAGCATAAGAAACTTCAAATGGTTTGGGGATGCTGCTGGATTAACAAGGTTTCATtaattaccgggggggggggtattaccAGTGGCCAGTAGTAATACGGACTAATTAGAAGCTGCTTCtagtgaagggataaaaggcagGGAGTTAAAGCTCCACAACTAGCCTCCCAGGCTATGGACCGCTTTGTCTACCCGCCCTACAGCGTATACCAGAGTTATGGGAGCACCTTCACCTCCAGCCACAACGTGGCCCCTAGGCCACCCCCCAAGCAAAAGCAGTCCAGCTGGAAGCAAAGCAAGAACAGCAGCACCCCCAACCCCTATCGAGGGCCCCCACCCACCTCGGGCCTGCAGGAGACCTCGCCGGACTACCTCGACACCTACAAGCGGGCCCAGCTGAAGGCGCTGCTGTCGCAAGTCAGCCCAGGCCTCGGCCCGCGGCTCCACAAAGCCAGCACCAAAGAAGTGGGCGTCCAAGTGAACCCGCGGGTGGACGCCGCTGTACAATGCTCGTTGGGCTCCCGGCCGCTCCAGGCCGTCCGGCCTCAGAGCCCTTCGGCCCGCCTCAGCCGGGAACCGCCGCTGCCGGCCATCTACTCGCCCGTCCTGGGCCGCCGCTTCTTCACTTTGCCCGAAGCGGTGGTGGAACCCCAAGAGAAGGACGAAGCTCCTGCTTCACTCCAGCTCGCTGAGGAAGAGCCCGAGGAGAAGAAAAAAGCGGCGGAGGGAGAAGAGAACCGAGGCGAAGAAGCCGCCCCGCAGCAGGGTGGGAAGGGAGAGCCGGTCGAGAAGGGCGGCGGCGAAGGCAAGACCATCTCGTTTCAGGTGAGTCGAGGAGCAAGCGTCTCCCCGCTGGGCCCTGTCTCTGCCTCTGGAGACTTCCACAGGCTTTGCGGTAGACGGCTGTCCTCACTAACCACCAGGGGCGTCCTTGCCTGAGGCTGTAGGCCTAGAGCGCCAAAGGGGAGAAAAGGCGCGAAGGCCTTTGAGGAGGCAGAGTCGCCCGAGCCGCGAGAAGAATGTCCTTTCCCTTTAATGAAGCGTGAATGGGCAATTGAAGCTCTTTGTCGGGTGGAGGCAAATAACACCtcgttaaagggacaggacactccCAGCCCTTTGGCAATCCTAATAATCTTCTTTGTTGAAAATGGGTGTAGGGCAGCTGCTAAT
The DNA window shown above is from Eublepharis macularius isolate TG4126 chromosome 3, MPM_Emac_v1.0, whole genome shotgun sequence and carries:
- the ZAR1L gene encoding protein ZAR1-like, with translation MDRFVYPPYSVYQSYGSTFTSSHNVAPRPPPKQKQSSWKQSKNSSTPNPYRGPPPTSGLQETSPDYLDTYKRAQLKALLSQVSPGLGPRLHKASTKEVGVQVNPRVDAAVQCSLGSRPLQAVRPQSPSARLSREPPLPAIYSPVLGRRFFTLPEAVVEPQEKDEAPASLQLAEEEPEEKKKAAEGEENRGEEAAPQQGGKGEPVEKGGGEGKTISFQFLEQKYGYFHCNDCKTRWESAYVWCIFGTNKVYFKQLCRKCQKGFNPYKVEAIQCQLCSKTRCSCHQKKRHIDLKRPHRQELCGRCKGKRLSCDNTYSFKYIV